The Lutibacter profundi genome includes a region encoding these proteins:
- a CDS encoding head GIN domain-containing protein — protein MKKLVLLLTLSCSLIFAQKPITKNLGDFNTLKVFNGLTVELQKSPTPKIQITGLKSHDVVVKNSDGVLKIRLRFPEGFTSEDLKIVLYYATNIDILDANEGGKIVSDEVIKQKHLEVKVQEGAIIKVPVDVKYLVVKSVSGGIVKLKGTTQNQIVEVTTGGIYKAYELQSKQTTITAASGARAEVKTSEILDAKVRFGGTIFYKGTPEVLKTKKIIGGTIKDKN, from the coding sequence ATGAAAAAACTAGTATTGTTACTCACATTATCATGTTCACTAATTTTTGCACAAAAACCTATTACTAAAAATTTAGGAGATTTTAATACCTTAAAAGTTTTTAATGGATTAACAGTAGAATTACAAAAATCACCAACACCTAAAATTCAAATTACAGGATTAAAATCACATGATGTTGTGGTTAAAAATTCAGATGGAGTATTAAAAATACGTCTTAGATTTCCTGAAGGTTTTACTTCTGAAGATTTAAAAATTGTACTTTATTATGCTACTAATATTGATATATTAGACGCTAATGAAGGTGGTAAAATTGTTTCAGATGAGGTTATAAAACAAAAACACCTTGAAGTTAAAGTACAAGAAGGAGCTATAATTAAAGTTCCTGTTGATGTTAAATATTTAGTTGTAAAATCGGTATCAGGAGGTATTGTTAAATTAAAAGGAACTACACAAAACCAAATTGTTGAAGTTACCACAGGTGGTATTTATAAAGCTTATGAGTTACAAAGTAAGCAAACAACAATTACAGCTGCTTCTGGTGCAAGAGCTGAAGTAAAAACAAGTGAAATTTTAGATGCTAAAGTTCGCTTTGGTGGAACTATTTTTTATAAAGGAACTCCTGAAGTATTAAAAACTAAAAAAATTATTGGAGGAACTATAAAAGATAAAAACTAA
- a CDS encoding Sec-independent protein translocase subunit TatA/TatB, with protein sequence MNALYIYLGMVGPWQIVVVVVLVLLLFGGKKIPELMKGLGGGIKEFKKAAQEDDDDEKKEEKIDKK encoded by the coding sequence ATGAATGCATTATATATATATTTAGGTATGGTAGGGCCTTGGCAAATAGTGGTAGTTGTTGTTTTAGTACTATTATTATTTGGAGGTAAGAAAATTCCTGAGTTAATGAAAGGTCTTGGTGGTGGAATTAAAGAATTTAAAAAAGCCGCACAAGAAGATGACGACGATGAAAAAAAAGAAGAAAAAATAGACAAAAAATAG
- a CDS encoding heavy metal-binding domain-containing protein, which yields MILTTTNTLETHPVKEYLGIVTGETIIGANIFKDFFAGIRDIVGGRSGSYEKVLREAKEIALKEMQEEAQKLGASAVIGIDLDYETVGAKGGMLMVTASGTAIKF from the coding sequence ATGATATTAACTACTACAAACACACTAGAAACTCACCCTGTTAAAGAATATTTAGGTATTGTTACTGGCGAAACTATTATTGGAGCTAATATTTTTAAAGATTTTTTTGCAGGTATTAGAGATATTGTAGGTGGAAGATCTGGATCTTATGAAAAAGTACTTAGAGAGGCTAAAGAAATTGCATTGAAAGAAATGCAAGAAGAAGCGCAAAAACTTGGAGCAAGTGCTGTTATTGGTATTGATTTAGACTATGAAACTGTTGGTGCAAAAGGGGGTATGTTAATGGTAACTGCTTCTGGAACCGCTATTAAATTCTAA
- a CDS encoding SPFH domain-containing protein — MTSAIVWIIPILFIIISGLFIVKQQTVVIVERFGKFQSTRQSGLNLKVPLVDRIAGRISLRIQQLDVIVETKTKDDVFVHLKISVQFLVQRNHVYDAFYKLQNPHEQITAFIFDVVRAEVPKMILDDVFVKKEEIALAIQRDLKEAMLNYGYDIIKALVTDIDPDENVKIAMNRINAAEREKVAAQHEGDAQRILIVERAKAEAESKRLQGKGIADQRREIARGLEESVDVLNRAGINSQEASALIVITQHYDTLQSIGSDTNSNLILLPNNPNAASSMLNDMVTSLVAANKINESSSTAKKSKK, encoded by the coding sequence ATGACTTCAGCTATTGTGTGGATTATCCCTATTCTTTTTATTATTATTTCTGGTTTATTTATTGTTAAACAACAAACCGTTGTAATTGTTGAGCGTTTTGGTAAATTTCAAAGTACTAGGCAATCTGGTTTAAATTTAAAAGTTCCTCTAGTCGATAGAATTGCTGGTAGAATAAGCCTAAGAATTCAACAACTAGATGTAATTGTTGAAACCAAAACTAAAGATGATGTATTTGTTCATCTTAAAATTTCAGTACAGTTTTTAGTTCAAAGAAATCATGTGTATGATGCTTTTTATAAACTTCAAAATCCACATGAACAAATTACTGCCTTTATTTTTGATGTAGTACGTGCAGAAGTGCCTAAAATGATTTTAGATGATGTTTTTGTTAAAAAAGAAGAGATAGCACTTGCAATACAACGAGACTTAAAAGAAGCTATGCTTAACTACGGGTACGATATTATTAAAGCATTGGTAACTGATATTGATCCTGATGAAAATGTAAAAATTGCAATGAATAGAATTAATGCTGCTGAACGTGAAAAAGTTGCTGCTCAACACGAAGGTGATGCCCAACGTATTTTAATAGTAGAAAGAGCAAAAGCAGAAGCTGAAAGTAAACGTTTGCAAGGAAAAGGTATTGCAGATCAACGAAGAGAAATTGCACGAGGATTGGAAGAAAGCGTAGATGTATTAAATAGGGCTGGTATCAACAGTCAAGAAGCATCTGCTTTAATTGTAATTACACAACATTATGATACTTTACAAAGTATTGGATCAGATACAAACTCTAATTTAATTTTACTACCAAATAACCCAAATGCAGCTAGTTCTATGTTAAATGATATGGTTACCAGTTTGGTAGCTGCTAACAAAATAAACGAATCTAGTTCAACAGCTAAAAAATCTAAAAAATAA
- a CDS encoding 6-phosphogluconate dehydrogenase, producing MKKIIVRIVAVIVIGITLYITSIYYITYSEGYRAGKLVKISHKGVIFKTWEGEISQGVSDAQTFKFSVEEKEKNVIESLKNLQGKSVKLTYKERFSTFFWLGDTKYFVTKVEKTE from the coding sequence ATGAAAAAAATTATAGTTAGAATTGTAGCAGTTATAGTTATTGGTATTACGTTGTATATTACCTCAATTTACTATATTACTTATAGTGAAGGGTATAGAGCAGGAAAATTAGTAAAAATTAGCCATAAAGGTGTAATTTTTAAAACTTGGGAAGGTGAAATTAGCCAAGGCGTTTCAGATGCTCAAACATTTAAATTTTCAGTAGAAGAAAAGGAAAAAAATGTAATAGAGTCTCTTAAAAATTTACAAGGAAAGAGTGTAAAACTAACTTATAAAGAGCGATTCAGCACTTTTTTTTGGTTAGGAGATACTAAATATTTTGTTACAAAAGTTGAAAAAACAGAGTGA
- the gltX gene encoding glutamate--tRNA ligase, whose protein sequence is MDNVRVRFAPSPTGPLHIGGVRTALFNYLFAKKHNGTFILRIEDTDQTRYVANAEQYIIDALNWCNIPFDEGPDKNEKFGPYRQSERKQIYKQYSDKLIEKEKAYYCFDTPEELNFHRKDHEEKGKTFIYNWHNREKLTNSISLSKEEVQQRIANGDKYVVRFKMHDPTKDTLDTISTTDIIRGQVSFKTALLDDKILFKSDGMPTYHLANIVDDHLMEISHVIRGEEWLPSLPLHIALYKAFDWEMPEFAHLPLILKPVGKGKLSKRDGDKLGFPVFPLKYINETTGDISRGYKEDGYFADAFINMLALLGWNPGTEQEIFTLEELCNTFSLDRVSKSGAKFNPDKTKWFNQQYMMKKPDAELAELFTVILQEKGISSKKDYVKKVISLIKERATFITDFWDLSSFFFEAPTVYDEKAIRKNWKEGTSDLMEQLISILETIRNFNSQNIETNVKDWITSKEIGFGKVMQPLRLCLVGAMKGPHLFDIAEMIGKKETILRINNAIDNLK, encoded by the coding sequence ATGGATAACGTTAGAGTACGATTTGCACCTAGTCCAACAGGGCCTTTACATATTGGTGGGGTTAGAACTGCCCTTTTTAACTATTTATTTGCTAAAAAACACAATGGTACTTTTATTTTAAGAATTGAGGATACAGATCAAACAAGATATGTTGCGAATGCTGAACAATATATAATTGATGCTTTAAACTGGTGTAACATTCCTTTTGATGAAGGGCCTGATAAAAATGAAAAGTTTGGACCTTATAGACAATCTGAACGTAAACAGATATACAAACAATATTCAGATAAATTAATAGAAAAAGAAAAAGCATATTACTGCTTCGATACTCCTGAAGAATTAAATTTTCACAGAAAAGACCATGAAGAAAAAGGGAAAACATTTATTTATAACTGGCATAATAGAGAAAAACTAACCAATTCTATTTCTTTATCTAAAGAAGAAGTGCAACAACGAATTGCAAATGGCGATAAATATGTTGTTCGTTTTAAAATGCACGACCCAACTAAAGATACACTTGATACTATTTCAACAACAGATATTATAAGAGGACAGGTATCTTTTAAAACAGCACTATTAGACGATAAGATATTGTTTAAAAGTGATGGAATGCCAACATACCATTTAGCAAATATTGTAGATGATCACTTAATGGAAATTAGCCACGTAATTCGCGGTGAAGAATGGCTGCCTTCTCTCCCGCTTCACATTGCATTGTACAAGGCTTTTGATTGGGAAATGCCAGAATTTGCTCATTTACCTCTAATATTAAAACCTGTTGGAAAAGGAAAATTAAGTAAACGAGATGGTGATAAATTAGGATTTCCTGTATTCCCATTAAAATATATAAATGAAACTACTGGAGATATTTCTCGTGGGTATAAAGAAGATGGTTATTTTGCTGATGCATTTATAAATATGTTAGCCCTATTAGGTTGGAATCCGGGTACTGAACAAGAAATTTTTACTTTAGAAGAATTATGTAATACCTTTAGTTTAGATCGCGTAAGTAAAAGCGGGGCTAAATTTAATCCCGATAAAACAAAGTGGTTCAATCAACAATATATGATGAAAAAACCAGATGCTGAGTTGGCTGAATTGTTTACTGTCATACTCCAAGAAAAAGGGATTTCTTCTAAAAAAGATTATGTTAAAAAAGTAATTTCATTGATAAAAGAACGTGCCACTTTCATAACTGATTTTTGGGATTTAAGTAGTTTCTTTTTTGAAGCTCCAACCGTATACGATGAAAAAGCAATCAGAAAAAATTGGAAAGAAGGAACCTCAGATTTAATGGAGCAACTCATTTCAATACTTGAAACTATTAGAAATTTTAATTCTCAAAACATTGAAACTAACGTTAAAGATTGGATAACTTCTAAAGAAATTGGTTTTGGTAAAGTTATGCAACCTCTTAGATTGTGCCTGGTTGGTGCTATGAAAGGACCCCATTTATTTGATATTGCAGAAATGATAGGTAAAAAAGAGACTATTTTAAGAATTAATAATGCAATTGATAATCTGAAATAA
- a CDS encoding sensor histidine kinase, which produces MQNISWEIHDNIGQLLSVAKMQLNIVQMNLPEKEKNQIIETGEIVSKSLQELRGLAKSLSPDTIKNKGLLASIKLEIDRFNRLNVINATFSTSNKYYNLSNEKEIILFRILQEFCNNTLKYAKAKNLEITFNYAKNYLEINAKDDGVGFDYNNKNNHTGIGLANIKSRAALIKADIDLIAKVNTGTKLYIRCPK; this is translated from the coding sequence TTGCAAAATATTAGTTGGGAAATACATGACAATATAGGTCAGCTTTTATCAGTGGCCAAAATGCAATTAAATATTGTACAAATGAATTTACCTGAGAAAGAAAAAAATCAAATTATTGAAACAGGAGAAATTGTTAGCAAAAGCTTGCAAGAATTACGAGGTTTGGCTAAATCGTTAAGTCCAGATACTATTAAAAATAAAGGATTACTCGCTTCCATAAAACTTGAAATCGATAGGTTTAACCGTTTAAATGTAATCAATGCAACTTTTAGTACAAGTAATAAATATTATAATTTAAGTAATGAAAAAGAAATAATTTTATTTAGAATTTTACAAGAATTTTGTAACAATACATTAAAATATGCTAAAGCTAAAAATTTAGAAATAACATTTAATTATGCAAAAAATTATCTTGAGATTAATGCAAAAGATGATGGCGTTGGATTTGATTATAATAACAAAAACAATCACACAGGTATTGGTTTGGCAAACATTAAAAGTAGAGCAGCTTTAATAAAAGCTGATATAGATTTAATAGCTAAAGTAAATACAGGAACTAAATTATACATACGTTGCCCAAAATAA
- a CDS encoding response regulator transcription factor: MKKIDIIIVDDHLLFSQALNGLISNFDEFNVIDTLNNGKELVDYFTKNNKEPEVVLMDIQMPIMNGIEATQWLKNNKPTIKVLALSMEADEDTILNMLRAGAKGYLLKDIHPTVLLHALKEIHSNGFYYTENITNTLLNSIDKNDKLTKIKLKDRELEFLKLTCTEMTYKQIAEVMFLSPKTIENYREALFEKLDAKTRIGLVLYAIKEKIVIL, encoded by the coding sequence ATGAAAAAAATTGATATTATAATTGTAGATGATCATTTACTATTTTCACAAGCATTGAATGGTTTAATTTCTAATTTTGACGAGTTTAATGTTATTGACACTTTAAATAATGGGAAAGAATTGGTTGATTATTTTACCAAAAATAATAAAGAACCAGAAGTTGTACTTATGGATATTCAAATGCCTATTATGAATGGTATTGAAGCAACACAATGGTTAAAAAATAATAAGCCAACTATTAAAGTTTTGGCACTATCCATGGAAGCAGACGAAGATACCATTTTAAATATGCTTAGAGCAGGAGCAAAAGGTTATTTATTAAAAGATATTCATCCTACCGTATTGTTGCATGCGTTAAAAGAGATACATTCTAACGGGTTTTATTATACCGAGAATATTACAAATACATTACTAAACTCTATTGATAAAAATGATAAATTAACTAAAATTAAATTAAAAGATAGAGAATTAGAGTTTTTAAAACTAACATGTACTGAAATGACTTACAAACAAATAGCTGAAGTTATGTTTTTAAGTCCTAAAACTATTGAAAACTACAGAGAAGCTTTATTTGAAAAATTGGATGCCAAAACTCGCATAGGGTTGGTGCTTTATGCTATTAAAGAAAAAATAGTTATTCTATAA
- a CDS encoding DUF4175 family protein, giving the protein MSNYKYIEEKLQNFIQKFYVNELIKGFLLFFAIGLLYFIFTLLIEYFLWLKPLFRTLLFWLFIIVELALLIFYVAFPIVKIIGLKQGINKTEASKIIGNHFPEVKDKLLNVIQLKNSKHNSELIEASIEQKSRELKPIPFIRAVDFTANKKYIKFTLIPIIIWLAISLTGNSTIFNDSFSRVVHYKTQFTPPAPFSFNILNKSLHIIQGEPFTLLVETKGNIAPNEVNIIFNNENYYLKNRGIGNFEFHFPGVNKSINFYLEANGIISKTYKITVIPTPIITSLKMKLNYPSYTGKNDKVIKNTGNTIVPEGTNITWRVETHQTDNVTFSIENKNEIDFIYNSQDYFSYSKQLLKSINYKISSSNKQLINYESLNFTVRVIRDEYPTINVESDIDSISYGSVQFVGQLGDDYGLNKLQLVYYNKSNPAQFKKHQIHIPKSTFTDFYYVFPEGILIEKGIEYEFYFEVFDNDAVNGSKKTKSKKFRYYNKTSEELKEELLNKQKEEISNISKSIENSKKATTNLEKFNDQLQKKATIDWNDRKKLEQFLKRQNQYQEMFQKQTNQLNQNLKELPVNKDLQEKKEALQKRIEETKKLAEQNNILNELNELSKKLEKEDLIKKLKEFTKKNKHNQKSLKRILELTKRFYVEQKANQIAEKLNQLAHKQDTLSTQNDRENMIERQQEIKMGFENIKKEIVGLKKQNNNLERPMNLPKNKQHVNDIDKELEKVKSKLSKQENNNAKKNQRAAAKKMKKLSQYFEQSMSAMEGEQLDENIDDLRKIVENLIEFSFQQEKLLNNFSKIDNDHPEYPNYLKRQYVLKEYFEHIDDSLYVLSLRLVKMGSSIQKEVSNVYYYIDKSLSNFSENNTEKGVSDEHFTLTSVNNLANQLSNLLESLMNATPSMGKGKGGSQEFSLPDIIKKQGELSDKMKEGMKKGEKEGEKNGKSFGNKGEQSDEQRKGELYQIYKEQELLRLALAELLRKNAKKDAGFRKAVKKMEELEKELLDRGFSKKLLENIQQLNYELLKLDNATLEQREQLQRKSKTNKEDYQQRVINKLKLQSLYFNYNEILNRQSLPLQTIYKKKVLEYFNKSIKSNDSIQLRNKF; this is encoded by the coding sequence TTGAGTAATTATAAATACATAGAAGAAAAACTTCAAAATTTTATTCAAAAATTTTATGTAAATGAACTTATTAAAGGATTTTTATTATTTTTTGCTATTGGCTTATTATATTTCATTTTTACACTTCTTATTGAATATTTTTTATGGTTAAAACCATTATTTAGAACACTTTTATTTTGGCTATTTATTATAGTTGAATTAGCCTTACTCATTTTTTATGTTGCTTTTCCAATAGTTAAAATAATTGGTCTTAAACAAGGTATTAATAAAACGGAAGCTTCAAAAATTATAGGGAATCACTTTCCAGAAGTTAAAGATAAATTACTGAATGTAATTCAGTTGAAAAACAGTAAACACAACTCTGAACTTATTGAAGCTAGTATAGAACAAAAATCTAGAGAATTAAAACCAATTCCTTTTATACGTGCTGTTGATTTTACAGCCAATAAAAAATATATTAAGTTTACACTAATACCCATAATAATATGGCTGGCTATTTCCTTAACAGGAAATTCAACAATTTTTAATGATAGTTTTTCTAGAGTAGTTCATTATAAAACACAGTTTACACCTCCAGCGCCCTTTTCTTTTAATATTTTGAATAAATCTTTACATATAATTCAAGGAGAGCCCTTTACTTTACTTGTTGAAACTAAAGGCAATATTGCACCAAATGAAGTGAACATTATTTTTAACAATGAAAATTATTATTTAAAAAATAGAGGCATAGGGAATTTTGAATTTCACTTCCCAGGTGTAAATAAGTCTATTAATTTTTATTTAGAAGCAAATGGTATAATTTCAAAAACGTATAAAATTACTGTTATCCCTACCCCTATAATTACAAGTTTGAAAATGAAGTTGAACTACCCTAGTTATACTGGTAAGAACGATAAAGTTATAAAAAATACTGGCAATACAATTGTTCCTGAAGGCACTAATATTACCTGGCGCGTTGAAACACACCAAACAGACAATGTAACATTCAGTATTGAGAATAAAAATGAGATTGATTTTATATATAATTCACAAGATTATTTTAGTTACTCAAAACAATTATTAAAATCTATTAATTATAAAATTTCATCGTCCAACAAACAACTTATTAATTATGAATCATTAAATTTTACGGTGAGGGTTATTCGCGATGAGTACCCTACAATAAATGTTGAATCTGATATTGACTCTATTAGTTATGGCTCGGTTCAATTTGTTGGACAATTAGGAGATGATTATGGTTTAAATAAACTCCAATTGGTGTACTATAATAAATCGAATCCTGCACAATTTAAAAAACATCAAATACATATTCCTAAATCTACATTTACAGATTTTTATTATGTGTTTCCTGAAGGGATATTGATTGAAAAAGGTATTGAATATGAATTCTATTTTGAGGTTTTTGATAATGATGCCGTTAATGGTAGTAAAAAAACAAAGAGCAAAAAATTTAGATATTACAATAAAACATCAGAAGAACTCAAAGAAGAATTATTAAACAAACAGAAAGAAGAAATAAGCAATATTTCAAAATCAATAGAAAATTCTAAAAAAGCAACTACGAATCTGGAAAAATTTAATGACCAACTTCAAAAAAAAGCTACAATAGATTGGAACGATAGAAAAAAATTAGAACAATTTTTAAAGCGCCAAAATCAGTATCAAGAAATGTTTCAAAAGCAAACGAATCAATTGAACCAGAACTTGAAAGAACTTCCAGTAAATAAAGATTTACAAGAAAAAAAAGAAGCACTGCAAAAACGTATTGAAGAAACAAAAAAATTAGCTGAACAAAACAACATATTAAATGAACTCAATGAGTTGTCAAAAAAATTAGAAAAAGAAGATTTGATAAAAAAATTAAAAGAGTTTACTAAGAAAAACAAACACAATCAAAAAAGTTTAAAACGTATTTTAGAACTAACGAAGCGTTTTTATGTAGAGCAAAAGGCAAATCAAATTGCCGAAAAATTAAACCAGTTAGCCCATAAGCAAGATACTTTATCAACTCAAAATGATAGAGAGAATATGATAGAAAGACAGCAGGAAATTAAAATGGGATTTGAGAATATAAAAAAAGAAATTGTTGGTTTAAAGAAGCAGAATAACAATTTAGAACGTCCAATGAATTTGCCAAAAAATAAACAACATGTTAATGATATTGATAAGGAGTTAGAAAAGGTAAAAAGTAAATTATCAAAACAAGAAAATAACAATGCAAAAAAAAATCAGAGAGCTGCTGCAAAAAAAATGAAGAAATTAAGTCAGTATTTTGAGCAATCTATGAGTGCAATGGAAGGAGAGCAATTAGATGAAAATATAGATGATTTAAGAAAGATAGTAGAAAATTTAATTGAGTTCTCATTTCAGCAAGAAAAACTACTTAATAATTTCTCTAAAATTGATAATGACCACCCAGAATACCCCAATTATTTAAAAAGGCAATATGTGTTAAAAGAATATTTTGAACATATTGATGACAGTCTATATGTGCTGTCCTTACGTTTGGTTAAAATGGGTAGTTCTATTCAAAAAGAAGTATCTAATGTATATTATTATATTGATAAATCTTTATCAAATTTTTCTGAAAATAACACAGAAAAAGGTGTTTCTGACGAGCATTTTACCCTTACTTCCGTAAATAATTTAGCCAATCAATTAAGTAATTTATTAGAAAGTTTAATGAATGCTACACCCAGTATGGGAAAAGGGAAAGGCGGTTCGCAAGAGTTTAGTTTACCTGATATTATTAAAAAACAAGGTGAGTTGTCTGATAAAATGAAGGAAGGAATGAAGAAGGGTGAAAAAGAAGGAGAAAAAAACGGTAAATCATTCGGTAATAAAGGAGAACAATCTGATGAACAGCGTAAGGGTGAACTTTATCAAATTTATAAAGAACAAGAATTACTTAGGCTAGCATTAGCAGAATTATTACGAAAAAATGCTAAAAAGGATGCAGGGTTCAGAAAGGCTGTGAAAAAAATGGAGGAATTGGAAAAAGAACTTTTAGATCGTGGGTTTTCTAAAAAGTTACTTGAAAATATACAACAGTTAAATTATGAATTGTTAAAGCTAGACAATGCAACTTTAGAGCAAAGGGAGCAATTACAGCGTAAATCTAAAACAAATAAAGAAGATTATCAACAGCGAGTAATTAATAAACTAAAACTTCAAAGTCTGTATTTTAATTATAATGAAATATTAAACAGACAATCATTACCTTTGCAAACTATTTATAAAAAGAAGGTGTTAGAGTATTTTAATAAATCTATTAAATCAAATGATTCAATTCAATTACGAAACAAATTTTAA
- the ybeY gene encoding rRNA maturation RNase YbeY, whose protein sequence is MIQFNYETNFKLENEDILKKWISRCIEFHGFKEGELNYIFCDDEYLLKLNIEFLNHDTLTDILSFDYTLGKLIEGDIFISIERVKENAKKFNQLIDNELNRVIIHGVLHFIGYSDKTAEEKEIMRSEENKCLALLKH, encoded by the coding sequence ATGATTCAATTCAATTACGAAACAAATTTTAAATTAGAAAACGAAGATATTCTAAAAAAATGGATTTCTAGGTGTATTGAATTTCACGGTTTTAAAGAAGGAGAATTGAATTATATTTTTTGTGATGACGAATATTTACTAAAATTAAATATTGAATTTTTAAATCATGATACACTTACTGATATTCTTAGCTTTGATTACACTTTAGGAAAATTAATAGAAGGTGATATTTTTATTTCAATTGAAAGAGTTAAAGAAAATGCTAAAAAATTTAATCAACTAATTGATAATGAGTTAAATAGAGTTATTATACATGGTGTTTTACACTTTATAGGTTATTCTGATAAAACAGCTGAAGAAAAAGAAATAATGCGAAGCGAAGAGAATAAATGTTTAGCATTATTAAAACACTAA